From Sulfurovum zhangzhouensis, one genomic window encodes:
- a CDS encoding 1-aminocyclopropane-1-carboxylate deaminase/D-cysteine desulfhydrase, with translation MYQQKLIASPLQTITFEGHSFYLKRDDLLHPDFSGNKARKFYYFLTHDFPNIKKIVSYGSAQSNAMYSLSELAKMRGWEFEYYVDHIAEYLKENPHGNYKAALANGMVIKEQNIVSKEDFDSSVLFIEEGGRQKEAEYGICILAEEIMEWQKEKGIEKLNIFLPSGTGTTALFLQKHLSSNIIYTTPCVGDSEYLKSQFLELEANEQYHPTILTLEKKHHFGKLYKDNYKIWLKLQQQTGVEFDLLYDPLGWRVLLAHPEVLSAPILYIHQGGVLGNESMLPRYERKYKDIL, from the coding sequence TTGTATCAACAGAAATTAATAGCCTCACCCTTACAAACGATTACTTTTGAAGGTCACTCTTTTTATCTAAAAAGAGATGACCTCCTTCATCCGGATTTCTCGGGAAATAAAGCACGAAAATTTTACTACTTTCTAACACATGATTTTCCAAATATCAAGAAGATAGTTTCTTACGGTTCAGCACAGTCCAATGCGATGTATTCTCTCTCAGAGCTGGCTAAGATGAGAGGCTGGGAGTTTGAGTATTATGTGGATCATATCGCAGAGTATTTAAAAGAAAATCCTCACGGTAACTATAAAGCAGCACTTGCAAATGGGATGGTTATCAAAGAACAGAACATAGTAAGTAAAGAAGATTTTGACAGTAGTGTATTGTTTATAGAAGAGGGCGGTAGACAAAAAGAAGCAGAGTACGGAATCTGTATTTTAGCCGAAGAGATCATGGAGTGGCAAAAAGAAAAAGGAATAGAAAAGCTCAATATCTTTTTACCCTCGGGTACAGGTACAACAGCACTTTTCTTACAAAAGCACCTCTCTTCTAATATCATTTATACTACACCGTGTGTTGGAGATAGTGAATATCTTAAGAGTCAGTTTTTAGAGCTGGAAGCAAACGAACAATATCATCCGACTATTTTGACTTTGGAGAAAAAGCACCATTTTGGCAAGCTTTATAAAGATAATTATAAAATTTGGCTAAAATTACAACAACAAACGGGAGTTGAGTTTGATCTGCTTTATGATCCTTTGGGATGGCGTGTTTTATTGGCACATCCGGAGGTTCTTTCTGCTCCGATACTCTACATTCATCAAGGTGGAGTGTTGGGGAATGAAAGTATGCTCCCTAGATATGAAAGAAAATATAAGGATATATTGTGA
- the fbaA gene encoding class II fructose-bisphosphate aldolase, which translates to MSTRVMDVIPAGVVTGDNLTKLFQIAKEEGFAIPAVNVVSTMSVNAVIEAAKKVNSPIIIQFSNGGAAYYAGKGLPSDEAAILGAISGAQHVHTVAKAYGVPVVLHTDHAARKLLPWIDALLDASEAHFEKHGVPLYSSHMLDLSEETLEENIATCKEYLERMSKMGMTLEIELGVTGGEEDGVDNTHIDNALLYTQPEEVAYAYEELGKISDKFTIAASFGNVHGVYKPGNVVLTPKILDNSQKYIQEKFGTGEKPANFVFHGGSGSELADIREAIGYGVIKMNIDTDTQWAFWDGVRHYEAEYHDYLQGQIGNPEGDEKPNKNYYDPRKWLRRGEEYMVARLERAFDDLNCINRN; encoded by the coding sequence ATGTCTACAAGAGTAATGGATGTGATCCCGGCAGGTGTCGTGACAGGAGATAATCTTACTAAACTTTTTCAGATTGCTAAAGAAGAAGGATTTGCAATCCCTGCAGTGAATGTTGTCAGTACTATGTCTGTCAATGCAGTTATCGAAGCAGCGAAAAAAGTGAACTCTCCGATTATTATACAGTTCTCAAATGGTGGAGCAGCCTATTATGCAGGTAAAGGACTTCCATCAGATGAAGCTGCTATTTTAGGTGCAATCTCAGGAGCGCAGCATGTACATACAGTTGCAAAGGCTTATGGTGTTCCTGTTGTATTGCATACTGATCATGCAGCTAGAAAACTTCTTCCTTGGATCGATGCACTGCTTGATGCAAGTGAAGCGCATTTTGAAAAACATGGTGTACCTCTTTACTCTTCCCATATGCTTGATCTCTCTGAGGAAACCCTTGAAGAGAATATCGCAACATGTAAAGAATACCTTGAGCGCATGTCTAAAATGGGAATGACACTTGAGATTGAATTGGGTGTAACCGGTGGTGAAGAAGACGGTGTAGACAATACCCATATTGATAATGCACTTCTCTATACACAGCCTGAAGAAGTGGCTTATGCATATGAAGAGCTTGGTAAGATATCTGACAAGTTCACGATCGCTGCATCTTTTGGTAATGTACATGGCGTGTACAAGCCTGGAAATGTTGTATTGACTCCAAAGATCCTTGATAATTCTCAAAAATATATCCAAGAGAAGTTCGGTACTGGTGAAAAGCCGGCAAACTTTGTATTCCATGGTGGATCAGGTTCAGAACTAGCTGATATTCGTGAAGCGATCGGGTATGGGGTGATCAAAATGAATATCGATACCGATACACAATGGGCTTTCTGGGATGGTGTAAGACATTATGAAGCAGAGTACCATGACTATCTTCAAGGACAGATCGGTAACCCTGAAGGTGATGAAAAGCCGAACAAGAACTACTATGATCCTCGTAAATGGTTGAGAAGAGGTGAAGAGTATATGGTTGCAAGACTTGAAAGAGCATTTGACGATCTAAATTGTATCAACAGAAATTAA